GAGCGGCGCTTTGCCGGGCTGGCGGCGCGAACGGTTCCGGGCCGCCGCCAGCCTCGTCGAAACGCTCGTCTGGCTCGGCCTGAACATCGATGATCGACGCGATCTCGAAGGCAATGGCAATGCGCTCCGAACCATCGGCGATGGTCAACGGTCCCTGAAACGGGGCCTTTTGCATAACCGTGCAACTCCTGCCGGGCAAGAGACCCAGCTGGGCGATATATTCGAGCACTTCTGGATCGGCGCTCCGCAACTGCGCGATGCGAACCGTCCGCCCCTCATCGACCGTCGAGAGCGGTTCAAGCAGCTCCGACCTGAGCGCGCCGTCATGCGCCGGAATCGGGTGGCCGTGGGGATCGTGCATCGGGTAGCCAAGCAGCCGGTCAAGCGCGTCCGAGAGCCGATCCGA
The nucleotide sequence above comes from Chlorobaculum tepidum TLS. Encoded proteins:
- a CDS encoding metal-dependent transcriptional regulator, which encodes MTRKRSGMTERTSGAVGGKPEKLSESSEMYLQVIWRLTEREREVSVSDIAKAIGHSLSTVSEKIVRLTEAGLLRHEWREGVSMTPKGRQAACRTLRKRRLVETFLFKMAGYGIHELHEEACRLEHVISDRLSDALDRLLGYPMHDPHGHPIPAHDGALRSELLEPLSTVDEGRTVRIAQLRSADPEVLEYIAQLGLLPGRSCTVMQKAPFQGPLTIADGSERIAIAFEIASIIDVQAEPDERFDEAGGGPEPFAPPARQSAAQ